The following proteins are encoded in a genomic region of Xanthomonas cassavae CFBP 4642:
- a CDS encoding low molecular weight protein-tyrosine-phosphatase gives MKLLIVCLGNICRSPMGEGALRARLEQARLSRRIQVDSAGTGDWHADEPSDPRAIRCARGHAVDISGLRARQVRREDFEHFDWLLCADASNLRDLQRLAPAAQRDKLALWLPWAGVDARDEIPDPYTGGSQDFEDVWQLVDTAARQTVARLTRL, from the coding sequence ATGAAGCTGTTGATCGTCTGCCTGGGCAATATCTGCCGCTCGCCGATGGGCGAGGGCGCCTTGCGTGCGCGGCTGGAGCAGGCCCGTCTGTCGCGGCGCATTCAGGTTGATTCGGCCGGCACCGGCGACTGGCATGCCGACGAGCCGTCGGACCCGCGCGCCATCCGTTGCGCACGCGGGCACGCTGTCGATATTTCCGGCTTGCGTGCGCGGCAGGTGCGACGCGAAGACTTCGAGCATTTCGATTGGCTGCTGTGCGCAGATGCCAGCAACCTGCGCGATCTGCAGCGGCTGGCACCGGCGGCACAGCGCGACAAGCTCGCGCTGTGGTTGCCATGGGCCGGTGTGGACGCACGCGACGAGATCCCCGACCCGTACACCGGCGGCAGCCAGGATTTCGAGGATGTCTGGCAGTTGGTCGATACCGCCGCGCGCCAGACCGTGGCCAGACTCACCCGCCTCTAA
- the uvrC gene encoding excinuclease ABC subunit UvrC encodes MNARPKADFDGKAFAAQLSTAPGVYRMYAADDTLLYVGKAGALRKRVGSYFNGTPKNARLTSMLSQVARMDVTVTRSEAEALLLENQLIKSLSPRYNVSLRDDKSYPYVLLTREDWPRIALHRGPRAVQGRYFGPYTGVTGVRETLSLMHKLFKLRSCEDSVFRNRSRPCLQYQIGRCSGPCVDLVAAPDYAESVRRATMFLEGKSDQLGEEIMQSMQQASEALEFERAARLRDLLSSLRSMQNRQYVDGRAADLDVLACATQSSQACVLLLSFRDGRNLGTRSFFPKTNGEDSADEILAAFVSQYYAEHSPPREILLDREIPDAELIEAALSAAAEHKVALKWNVRGERAGYLLLATRNAQLTLVTELTSQSAQHARSEALREMLGLAEPVKRVECFDISHTMGEATVASCVVFDAGGPVRGQYRRFNISGITPGDDYAAMRQAIERRFRRAVEENGVLPDVLLIDGGAGQQAQAQAALADLGVENVLLVGVAKGEERRAGHEALIMADGRELRPGAASPALQFIQQVRDEAHRFAITGHRGRRQKARMTSKLEDIPGIGPRRRASLLKHFGGLVGLRAAGEAEIARVDGVNAALAARIYANLHGLVLPDAPGESSP; translated from the coding sequence ATGAACGCAAGGCCCAAAGCCGATTTCGATGGGAAGGCGTTTGCTGCGCAACTGAGTACCGCGCCGGGCGTGTACCGCATGTACGCGGCCGACGACACGCTGCTGTATGTCGGCAAGGCCGGCGCCCTGCGCAAGCGCGTGGGCAGCTATTTCAACGGCACGCCGAAGAATGCGCGGCTGACCTCGATGCTCTCGCAGGTCGCGCGCATGGATGTCACCGTGACCCGCAGCGAAGCCGAAGCGCTGCTGCTGGAAAACCAGCTGATCAAGTCCCTGTCGCCGCGCTATAACGTGTCGCTGCGCGACGACAAGAGCTACCCGTATGTGTTGCTGACGCGCGAAGACTGGCCGCGGATTGCGCTGCATCGTGGCCCGCGTGCGGTGCAGGGGCGCTATTTCGGCCCCTATACCGGCGTGACCGGCGTGCGCGAAACGCTGAGCCTGATGCACAAGCTGTTCAAGCTGCGCAGCTGCGAAGACAGCGTGTTCCGCAATCGCTCGCGGCCCTGCCTGCAGTACCAGATCGGCCGCTGCAGCGGGCCGTGCGTGGACCTGGTGGCCGCGCCCGACTATGCCGAGTCGGTGCGACGCGCCACGATGTTTCTCGAAGGCAAGAGCGACCAGCTCGGCGAAGAGATCATGCAGTCGATGCAGCAGGCCAGTGAAGCGCTCGAATTCGAGCGTGCCGCCCGCCTGCGCGATCTGTTGTCGTCGCTGCGCAGCATGCAGAACCGCCAGTACGTCGATGGCCGTGCCGCCGATCTGGACGTGCTGGCCTGCGCCACGCAATCCAGCCAGGCCTGCGTGCTGTTGCTGAGCTTTCGCGACGGCCGCAATTTGGGCACGCGTTCGTTCTTCCCCAAGACCAACGGCGAAGACAGTGCCGACGAAATCCTGGCCGCGTTCGTGTCGCAGTACTACGCCGAGCATTCGCCACCGCGCGAGATCCTGCTGGACCGCGAAATTCCCGATGCCGAGCTGATCGAAGCCGCACTCAGCGCCGCTGCCGAACACAAGGTGGCGCTGAAGTGGAACGTGCGCGGCGAGCGTGCCGGCTATCTGCTGTTGGCCACGCGCAACGCGCAGCTGACCCTAGTGACCGAACTCACCAGCCAGAGCGCGCAACACGCGCGCAGCGAAGCCTTGCGCGAAATGCTGGGCTTGGCCGAGCCGGTCAAGCGCGTGGAATGCTTCGACATCAGCCACACCATGGGCGAAGCCACGGTCGCCTCATGCGTGGTGTTCGACGCCGGCGGCCCGGTGCGTGGGCAGTACCGGCGCTTCAATATTTCCGGCATCACCCCGGGCGACGATTACGCTGCCATGCGCCAGGCGATCGAACGGCGCTTCCGCCGCGCGGTGGAAGAAAACGGCGTGCTGCCCGACGTCCTGCTGATCGACGGCGGCGCCGGCCAGCAGGCGCAGGCGCAGGCCGCGCTGGCAGACCTGGGCGTGGAGAACGTGCTGTTGGTCGGCGTGGCCAAGGGCGAGGAACGCAGGGCAGGGCACGAGGCGCTGATCATGGCCGACGGCCGTGAGCTTCGCCCGGGCGCCGCGTCGCCGGCGCTGCAATTCATCCAGCAGGTGCGCGACGAAGCGCACCGCTTCGCGATCACCGGCCACCGCGGGCGCCGCCAGAAGGCGCGCATGACCAGCAAGCTCGAGGATATTCCTGGTATCGGACCGCGGCGCCGGGCCAGCCTGCTCAAGCATTTCGGTGGTCTGGTCGGTCTCAGGGCCGCTGGCGAAGCGGAGATCGCACGCGTGGATGGGGTCAATGCCGCACTCGCCGCACGAATCTACGCTAACCTGCACGGGCTGGTGCTTCCCGATGCGCCAGGCGAGTCGAGCCCGTAA
- the pgsA gene encoding CDP-diacylglycerol--glycerol-3-phosphate 3-phosphatidyltransferase, which yields MKLTIPTWLTLLRIVMIPVLVVVFYLPYTWTNFASAGVFALAAITDWLDGWVARRYHQYSAFGAFLDPVADKLMVAVALFLIVQGHPTPWMAFWAAVIVGREIAVSALREWMAEIGQRAKVRVAVIGKVKTTAQMVALLCLLYSVTPGQMPTHEIWLGNLIFRAGYWTLAIAALLTLWSGFQYLQAAWPSLRADEKAAISNKPKKIESNS from the coding sequence ATGAAGTTGACCATCCCCACGTGGCTGACACTGCTGAGGATCGTGATGATCCCGGTGTTGGTCGTGGTGTTCTATCTGCCGTACACCTGGACCAATTTCGCATCCGCCGGCGTGTTCGCGCTGGCCGCCATCACCGACTGGCTGGATGGCTGGGTGGCACGGCGCTATCACCAGTATTCCGCGTTCGGCGCGTTCCTGGACCCGGTGGCCGACAAGCTGATGGTGGCCGTGGCACTGTTCCTGATCGTGCAGGGCCACCCCACGCCGTGGATGGCGTTCTGGGCGGCGGTGATCGTCGGGCGCGAAATCGCGGTTTCCGCGTTGCGTGAGTGGATGGCCGAGATCGGGCAGCGTGCCAAGGTGCGCGTGGCGGTGATCGGCAAGGTCAAGACCACCGCGCAAATGGTGGCGTTGCTCTGCCTGTTGTATTCGGTGACGCCAGGACAAATGCCTACGCACGAAATCTGGCTGGGCAACCTGATCTTCCGTGCCGGTTACTGGACGCTGGCAATCGCCGCGCTACTGACGCTGTGGTCGGGATTCCAGTACCTGCAGGCGGCGTGGCCAAGCCTGCGCGCCGACGAAAAAGCGGCGATCAGCAACAAACCGAAGAAAATCGAAAGCAACAGTTGA